One genomic region from Paramicrobacterium agarici encodes:
- a CDS encoding alcohol dehydrogenase catalytic domain-containing protein — MRALTWHGRREVSVDTVPDPAIMEPTDAIIRVTSTAICGSDLHLYELLGPFLSEGDVLGHEAMGIVEDVGADVSTVAVGDRVVVPFVIACGECFMCRRGLQTQCEMTQVREKGSGATLYGYTELYGSVPGGQAEYLRVLRADANCVVVPHDAPDERYLFLSDILPTAWQGVEYAGVVPGDSIAVLGLGPVGQFASRIARERGCEVIGVDPVSERRAMAERNGVRAIDVHNEIVDELRDATDGRGPAAVIDAVGMEAHGSPFAAGAQTLVGTLPDAVAKPAMMHAGIDRLAALHTAIAAVRRGGTLSLSGVYAGAADPLPMLTMFDRQLTVRMGQCNVQSWVDALMPFAGDPSDPLGIDDLVTHRAGLNEAPALYETFQKKQDGCVKVVLKPQEG; from the coding sequence ATGAGGGCGCTGACATGGCACGGCCGCCGCGAGGTGAGCGTCGACACGGTACCGGACCCGGCCATCATGGAACCGACGGACGCCATCATTCGGGTGACGTCGACAGCGATCTGCGGTTCAGATCTGCACTTGTACGAGTTGCTGGGGCCGTTTCTGTCCGAGGGAGACGTGCTCGGGCACGAAGCGATGGGGATCGTCGAAGACGTGGGAGCTGACGTTTCAACTGTCGCTGTCGGGGACCGCGTTGTCGTTCCCTTCGTGATCGCCTGCGGTGAGTGCTTCATGTGTCGGCGCGGCCTGCAGACGCAGTGTGAGATGACTCAAGTGCGTGAGAAGGGCTCGGGAGCGACCTTGTACGGCTACACAGAGCTGTACGGCTCCGTTCCCGGAGGTCAGGCGGAGTACCTCCGTGTGCTGCGCGCTGACGCGAACTGCGTCGTCGTGCCGCACGACGCACCTGACGAGCGCTATCTGTTTCTCAGTGACATCCTTCCCACCGCATGGCAGGGCGTCGAATATGCGGGCGTGGTCCCCGGGGACAGCATCGCGGTTCTCGGGCTCGGACCCGTCGGCCAATTCGCCTCACGCATTGCACGGGAACGTGGATGCGAGGTCATCGGTGTTGACCCCGTCTCTGAGCGCAGAGCGATGGCCGAGCGCAATGGCGTCCGCGCGATCGACGTTCACAATGAGATCGTCGATGAGCTTCGTGACGCCACCGACGGCCGAGGACCGGCGGCGGTCATCGACGCCGTGGGAATGGAAGCACACGGCTCGCCGTTCGCGGCAGGTGCACAGACGCTTGTCGGAACGCTTCCCGATGCCGTGGCTAAACCCGCGATGATGCACGCGGGCATCGACAGGCTCGCCGCGCTGCACACGGCCATCGCGGCCGTGCGTCGAGGCGGCACGCTCTCGCTGAGCGGCGTCTATGCCGGCGCGGCGGACCCGCTGCCGATGCTGACGATGTTCGACCGTCAGCTGACCGTGCGCATGGGGCAGTGCAACGTGCAGAGCTGGGTCGACGCGCTCATGCCGTTCGCCGGCGACCCCAGCGACCCGCTCGGCATCGACGATCTCGTCACGCATCGCGCCGGGCTCAATGAGGCGCCTGCACTCTACGAGACGTTCCAGAAGAAGCAGGATGGTT